The stretch of DNA CAAGAGAGCACACTAAAAGTGCTTGATAAGATGGAAACTTACCTAAATACCCAAGAAGCAGACTCTGTAGAATCTGTGTTTACCGTAGCGGGCTTCAGCTTCGCTGGTATGGGTCAAAACATGGGTATGGCGTTCATCAACCTTAAACCATGGGATGAGCGTACTGCGCCAGGTACTGACGTTCAATCTGTAGCGGGTCGCACAATGGCTGCGTTTATGCAGATCAAAGAAGCGATGGTATTTGCGTTTGTACCGCCAGCGGTAATGGAACTGGGTACAGCAGGTGGTTTTGACTTCTACCTACAAGACCGTAGTGGTCATGGTCACGAAGCGCTAATCGCAGCTCGTAACCAAATGCTAGGTATGGCAGCGCAAGATCCGAACCTTGTCGGTGTACGTCCAAATGGTCAAGAAGATGCGCCAATTTACCAATTGTACATCGACCATTCTAAACTGCGTGCGCTTAACCTGAACATTGCTGAAGTAAACTCTGTGTTGGCTTCTGCGTGGGGTGGCTCTTACGTTAACGACTTTATCGACCGTGGTCGTATCAAGAAAGTAATGGTGCAAGGTGAAGATCAATACCGCATGCAACCAGAAGACCTTGATAAATGGTTCGTACGTAACAGCATGGGTGAGATGGTGCCATTCTCTGCATTCGCAACCGGTTCATGGGAATACGGTCCACCACGTCTAGAGCGTTTCAACGGTCTACCAGCGGTGAACATCCAAGGTGCGCCAGTTCCGGGTTACAGTACGGGTGCGGCGATGACCGACATTGAAAATATGGCGGCGAAATTGCCAACAGGCTTTGGTATCGAATGGAACGGTCTATCTTATGAAGAACGCCTATCAGGTAACCAAGCTCCAGCGCTTTACGCTCTATCAATCCTAGTTGTATTCCTAGTATTGGCGGCGCTATACGAGAGCTGGTCAGTGCCTATCGCGGTAATTCTGGTTGTGCCTCTAGGTGTAATCGGTGCCATCGTCGCGATGAACGCACGTGGTCTGCCAAACGACGTATTCTTCCAAGTAGGTCTGCTAACGACTGTTGGTCTAGCGACTAAGAACGCCATCCTAATCGTTGAGTTTGCGAAAGAGTACTACGAGAAAGGCGCAAGCCTACGTGATGCAACACTGCACGCTGTACGTGTTCGTCTGCGTCCGATCCTAATGACATCACTCGCGTTCGGTCTTGGTGTTGTGCCACTAGCGATCAGCTCGGGCGTAGGTTCTGGTGCACAAAACGCTATCGGTACCGGTGTACTAGGTGGCATGGTGGGTTCTACTTTCCTTGGCATCTTCTTTGTACCGCTATTCTTCGTGGTGGTTGAACGCTTGTTTAGTAAGCGTGAGCGCGAAGAGCATCGCCAAAGTAAACTAGCGAAAGCTGAAGCAAATTAATCTTTAGCTCGCAACAATCCAAAGGGTCGACAATGTCGACCCTTTTTTATTGATTGCCCGTGATACCCAAAGGGCTTCAGCATGCAGGACCGAAAGCGTGGTCACTATATTACGCGTAAAAAAACGCTATCCCGGCGAGGAGATAGCGGAGAAATTAACCGTAAGGGCGCTGAGGTAAATAATCAGACTAGGCTCGAAGGAGTCCCAAGTCATTGCTAACATGGACACAACAACTTTGATAATCTCAGCAAAACAACAATCGAAGTAACAATATGTACGCGTCTAAAACTCAATTGGATCGTTATTGTGATTATTTAACTCATATTGTCAGAGTGAGGCTTCTTAACCACTCTGCTGATCGAGTTGTTCTGGCTGATTAAACATAAGTTGCAGAGCGTGTATGAATTGCCCCACATGCAGACCATCCATCAAACCATGATGCACTTCGAGTGACAGTGGCATACGCCATTTATCACCTTCTTGAGTCAACTTGCCATACGCCATTTTAGGCACGCTGTCTGGGAAGTTGGTATCGCGAGCGTGGCTCATACTGGTGAAATCAATCCAAGGTAACACGGTTAAGTGAACCGTATTTTGCAGCATCTCTTGGCCAATAAATTGCTCAAGAATAAATGGCGTATTTTTAACCTTGCTCTCGGTTTCGCTAGCTCTGTGACAAAAGCGAGCAAAGTTTGCTTGATATGGAAGATCACAAAAACGCACCGTATCGTCATCAGCGAGAACTGCGACACTGACTTGCATCGTGTCGTAAATACGCACTTCATCACCCACTAGGCGCGTTGCCATCGGTTGGCATTGGTTGAGAGCTTGCTGGGTTAAATAGAGGTAAGCATGGAAGAATCGATGGCCATTTTGTTTGCAATAGTTACGCAGTGCAGTGACGTCGAGATTGCTACAGATGTTATACCAAGGGTGACTGAATCCTTGGTAAAACTTAAAGTGTTCGGCGCGCGACCAGCTGTGCACATCCAGCACTTGATAGTTCATTTATGAGTCCTTGTTTTTATTGTATTTGTCACTATTGAGCACTTGGGTCAAGTGCTCTTTGAGTAAAGTAACCCTTGCTGTGTCACGCAGGGATGGAAGATAAATCATATACAAATTGACTTCAGGTAATTGGTACTCGCTCAATACCTGAATGAGCCGTCCTTCTTTAAGTGCCTCTTTGACTTGAAAGATGGGTTGCATCGTGATGCCAGCACCTTCAATCGCAGCACTCATCATGGCTTGCCCGCTATTAATGGTTAATTTAGACGACACCTCAGGTTGAAAGCGTTGTTGGCCATCAAAGAAGCTCCAGTTGTGATTGAGGTAATGAATACTGGATTGCAAACATTGGTGGTGAGTGAGCTCATTAGGGTGAGTCGGCGTACCATGCTGTTGTAGATATTCTGGGGAAGCACAAACAACCATGGCAAAGCTTCGCAGTTTATGGGCGATTAGGTTTTCATAACCATCGAGCTTATCGCGGAAAATAACCTCAAACCCATCCTGTTTGATATCCGGTAGGCGGTTGTCGACCACTAGGTCAATCTCGAGTTTTGGATAGCGCTGCATAAACTGAGCAAGGCTGGGGGCGAGCACTTTGATACCCACATTAACGCCAGTGGATATTTTTAGCTTGCCACTCGGTTCATTCATATTGCGGTAGATGTCTTCCTCAGCGGCTTTCAGTTCAGCCAAAATGGTTTGGCAACGCTGATAGTAGCGTTCACCCGCCGCAGTCACGCTCTGAAAGCGTGTCGATTTAGCCAGCAGTTTGGTACCAAGATTACTTTCTAACCCTCGCACATGTTTGCCGACCATTTGTGCACTGATTCCACGTTCTTCTGCGACGGCGGAAAATGAGCCGAGTTCGACTGCACGAACGAAGATTTCCATGCTAGTGATACGATCCATTGCGCCTCCAATTAGTAACCTAAAAGGTGTTTTTGTTGTCTTTATTCGAAACTATGAGTTGTTATTGTAATCCCTAACAGTGCATTTATCTTGCAAATTAATGTGACTAATATCACGTAAAAGTTCATCGCGTTGGTTCTCGGTTAAAAACCAACACTCACGGGAGTTACATTGCTCAGTTCTATTCCTCGCGAAATCGCAATTGGTGATATTTACTTACCGCCCCTCTTGGTCGCAGGCTTTCTTGGCGTCGTGTGCACTTCGCTGACGACCCGCTTACTCAATCGTCTGCGTTGGCATCGTTACGTCGCCAGCCCTCCTTTGGTAGAGCTATCGATAGCCATTATTTACACGGTACTGATCGGTACTTTGGTGATCCCGAGTTAATGATTTGAGAGAATGAAAATGACAAAGCGAATGTTTACCACCGGTTTAATTGTCGCGCTGGCGATGGTTGCTGTTGCGTGGAAGTATCAACAATATCTAACCAATCCTTGGACTAGAGACGGGCAAGTTCGTGCTCAAGTGGTGCAAGTGACCCCAAGAGTGACAGGTCCTTTAGTCGCGATTCATGTTAGCGATAATAGTGAAGTCAAAGCAGGACAACTTCTGTTTGAGCTGGATCCGCGCACCTATCAAGCGGCACTTGAAAAAGCCAATGCGAGTTTGGTTCAAGCGCAAACGTTGTTGCAGCGAGCAAAAGATGAATCTCATCGAGGACACACATTGGCTCGTCGTCAACCTGGCGCAATTTCACAAATCATCTTGACGCAACAAGCAAATGCAGTCGAATCAGCAAAAGCGGGTGTGATGGTCGCCAAAGCAGCCGTAGAAGAAGCCAAACTCAATTTAAGTTTTACTCATATTACGGCTCCTGTTGATGGCTATATTACCAACCTCAATTTGCGTATCGGTAGCCAAGTTGTTGCCAACCAGCCCATGGTCGCATTGGTGGATAAGAATAGCTTTTGGATTGAGGGCTTTTTTAAAGAAACAGACATCAGTGACGTACAAGTCGGTGACACCGCAACGGTGACACTGATGTCCTATACTGAGCAGCCCCTTTCAGCGCATGTTGAAAGTATTGGCTACGGCATTGCGCATAAAGATGGCAGTACAGGAGTGTCATTGCTGCCTAATGTGAATCCAACTTTCCAATGGATTCGCTTGGCACAACGTATTCCAGTGCGTATTCGACTTAATCATTTACCGAATGATCTTCAGCTACGTGTCGGTTCAAGTGCATCTATCGTGATCCATAAAAAGGCTGAGCACGAGATGTTCCCCATATTTGCGAGCCAAATGCAATGATACATCGCTATCAACTGCCGCTTAAAGTGGCGTTAGCACTCACTTTAGCCGTGGTGAGTGCGCTTTGGCTGGGATGGGAAAAGCCATATTGGGCGGCGTTTTCAGTGGTGGTAATGGCCGTCACAGAGTCTAGCGGTCATTCACTGAAAAAAGGACGCCATCGTATTATCGGTACGTTCTTCGGCATCTTGGTCGCTTTTATTCTGGTTGGTTTATTTGCCCAGAGTCCTGTTGAACTGCTCACGATTTATTGCCTTTTTTGCGCAGTGTGCGTCTATCAACAAACCAACCTGAAAAACGGCTACGCATGGTCGATTTGTATGATGGTCGCGACATTGGTGATGGTGATGGGGGGCTTCTCCAGTGAACAACTTTTCACTATCTCGGTGCTTCGAATTCAAGAAACCATACTAGGCGTGGTGTGTTTTTCGCTGGTGTTTAGCTTGCTATGGCCAGCCTCTAGTCGTGTGTTGTTATTGCGAACCTTACATAGCTATTACCAGCAACAAGCACAACTGATTAGCACGGTGATTGATGATCTTGCACGAACAGGTCAACTCCCTAAAGAGTACTCATTGGGTAACAGTATAAAACGCCTGTCTCGCTTGGATGATTTGATTCAGGCTGCAATGGCCGACAGTTATGAACTGGGCAGCACCGCAAAACAATGGCAGCAACTGCTACAGTTGCAAAACCAGTGGGCGCTTATTTGTGGTCATTTGTATGAGGCGACGCGTTCATTCAATCAAGCGCTGACTCATTCGCAATGTGACGAAATACGTGAGTTGATGGAACGCTTACGTCAGCGAGCGCTTGACGCCGCTATGTTGTTGGAAAATCAGTTATCACCCGATGAAGCATCATTCAGTGAAGTAAGCAACATCGTGCAAGCGAAGCCCGTTCGTCTAATAGATGCAGAGCATTATGCCCATCAATCACACGGTGCGCTGAGAATGTTGGCAAACACTCTTAACCAAATGGATGTGCATCAGCAGAATATGCAAATTTGCCTGCACAATGTTTTTGGCGCGGCACAAGAATTAGCGCTCACTCCTGCTCGTCATGTGGTGGCGGCAAAACGTCCATTAATCAATATCGATGCTGAACAAGCCATTAATGCTTTCAAAGTTTCAATAATGTTATTGATTTCCATAGTGTTATGGCTGTATGTGCCATTGCCGGGCGGGCCTATGATCATGATCTTCGGCGGGACATTTGGGGCAGTGGTGTTATCTATCCCTTTTGCTAGCACGCGGTCGCTGTTGTTCTATATGCTTGGTTGGGCTTTGGTCGCTTTGGTGCAGTATGTGTTCGTGTTGCCACATCTTACTGAAGCATGGCAGCTCGGCGCTTTTTACTTTATCAATACCTTTGTAATTTGGTCTGTGTTTAATCAGCCCCAGCACATTTTTCACCGCTTGTTGGGCACGATGAATTTGGTGTTAATGACCAACAGTGCCATGCGTTTAACACCGACTTACGATATTCAGTATGCGTTATTGTTGTTATTACTATTTAGTATCGGAATGTTGGTGATCTTTTTCGTTAATCACGGTGTGTTTTCGGGTAACCCTGAACGCGTACTGCTGCGTCAACTCGGTCATTTTCGTCGTAGTTTACAAGCTTGCTTACAAGATCAAATTCACGGACAAAAATTGCCTTGGTTAAGTTTTATTAGTCGTCGTCCGGTTCGGGAAGTGGCGATGGCAGAAACCGCGATTGGGGCGATAAATTGGCCAGCATTTCCGCAATTAGATCGGATACAAGCCGAGAAGCTTATCAGTCAACTATATCGAATTTGCCTGCATTACCATGCATTTGTCGACAGCTATCGACAGTGGCAAGCCCATGATTTTAATTCGGCAATCGACAATTTGATCCAAAGGGAATTAGTACAAATGGTGATGCTGTTTAATAACAGTATGATTGGAAGCGATGCGAAGCAATATTCCACTCGGTTGAATCAGTTACAGCAGAGTTTGCAGTATTACCTTGCCGGACTTGAGCCTCATTCACCACTGCAATTAGCATTGAGTCAGCAACAGGCGGATCACTGCTATCAGCTGATTATCTCGTTACAGATATTAATTGAATCGCTGCAACAACTGTTAAATGAAACCAAAGTGAGTGAGCTAGAGTGTTTGCGTCTTTCTCCGTTCACTATTTAGCGGTTTGCATTTCGCTTAACTGAGATAAAGCGTTTAGTGAGGTAGCCAAGTAAGCGCTAGTGTGCCGACGATCGCTGTAGTAATAAGCGTCATTTTTACCACAGACAAAACGGGTGAAATTGATTGAGATAATGCATTTGTCAGTTTAGTTACGGACTCGATACTGTTTGACTCAATAGTATGGGTTTTAACGGTGTTCATGGCGTAAATTTCCTACTGTTTTATGTGCTCAATGTCGCAATAATAACCGTTTGTGTGAAGTGTGTCGATATGGCTATGTAAATTTATTTTCGTTTTTGTAATTTAGTGTCGTTCAATAGATAAAATAAAACCCGATATACGGGGTTTTATTTATGTTTTTCATTTAGTTAGCATTGGAGGAGCAGATGTGAACCTCCGTACCACTCTTTTTCGCAACTGCGTCTAGAGCAGAAGACAAAGGTTGGTCGGTAAAGAGGTGATCAACCGTATCTAAATGTCCTAATTCTACCGAGCCGCGAGGAATGAACTTGGTAGAGTCCGCTGCAACAATCACATTACGCGCTGCTTGCATTACCGCTTTACTTACTGACGATTCAAACAAATCGTATTCCAGCAAAGTGCCGTCTACATCAATAGATGCAATGCTTGTAATGAAGTAGTCAAAACGGAAATTTGTAATAAATTCATTAACTTCAGTGCCAACAATACCACCGTTAGATGCTTTTACTTTGCCGCTAGGGACAGAGACATCGAACGAGTTGTTGACGTGCAATACGTTGGCGACACGCAAGCTATTCGTAATGATTTGTAGATTTCGTTTCTCGAGCAAATGTCGTGCGATAGTTTCAGCAGTCGTCCCGATAGTAAGAAAGATGGTCGAATTGTCAGGGATCATGTTAGCAATCTCTCTGGCAATCGCGTTCTTTTCATCGGTTTCTGAAACGATACGAACTTCATAATCAAGGTTCGCCTTGGTTTGCAAAGAACTTGCCCCACCATGGTGGCGAATCAATAGCTTATCACTGCCAAGCTTCTTAATATCACGTCGAATCGTTTGCGTTGATACATCAAGAATCTTCGCTAGATCTTCGTTGGTACAATACCCTTGATCATTGATAAGCTTAAGTAATTGGTCTTGTCTTGGATTAATCACAGTAACCGATACTCTTCGTTAAGCTGATACAATGGTTGGCGTCATGCTGGCAATTACTGCTAGATGAGCACCGAAAAATCACAGCATAAGGTTTACTACGTTATTGGATTACCGCAGAAATAAACACGATGATGGCAAAAGAACGAGGCATGCTTTCACATACATTTCTTTCAATATCAATCATATATATCTGCAATAGTTCCTCATGCTATAAAACGTTATTTTCGATCTAGTAACAACCATTCGTGACCACTGTAACATATACAGTGGCTTTTGTCTTTTTTTGAGCTGTTTTGAAACATTCAATGA from Vibrio taketomensis encodes:
- a CDS encoding HlyD family secretion protein, with amino-acid sequence MTKRMFTTGLIVALAMVAVAWKYQQYLTNPWTRDGQVRAQVVQVTPRVTGPLVAIHVSDNSEVKAGQLLFELDPRTYQAALEKANASLVQAQTLLQRAKDESHRGHTLARRQPGAISQIILTQQANAVESAKAGVMVAKAAVEEAKLNLSFTHITAPVDGYITNLNLRIGSQVVANQPMVALVDKNSFWIEGFFKETDISDVQVGDTATVTLMSYTEQPLSAHVESIGYGIAHKDGSTGVSLLPNVNPTFQWIRLAQRIPVRIRLNHLPNDLQLRVGSSASIVIHKKAEHEMFPIFASQMQ
- a CDS encoding CatA-like O-acetyltransferase codes for the protein MNYQVLDVHSWSRAEHFKFYQGFSHPWYNICSNLDVTALRNYCKQNGHRFFHAYLYLTQQALNQCQPMATRLVGDEVRIYDTMQVSVAVLADDDTVRFCDLPYQANFARFCHRASETESKVKNTPFILEQFIGQEMLQNTVHLTVLPWIDFTSMSHARDTNFPDSVPKMAYGKLTQEGDKWRMPLSLEVHHGLMDGLHVGQFIHALQLMFNQPEQLDQQSG
- a CDS encoding DeoR/GlpR family DNA-binding transcription regulator, which produces MINPRQDQLLKLINDQGYCTNEDLAKILDVSTQTIRRDIKKLGSDKLLIRHHGGASSLQTKANLDYEVRIVSETDEKNAIAREIANMIPDNSTIFLTIGTTAETIARHLLEKRNLQIITNSLRVANVLHVNNSFDVSVPSGKVKASNGGIVGTEVNEFITNFRFDYFITSIASIDVDGTLLEYDLFESSVSKAVMQAARNVIVAADSTKFIPRGSVELGHLDTVDHLFTDQPLSSALDAVAKKSGTEVHICSSNAN
- a CDS encoding DUF1656 domain-containing protein, giving the protein MLSSIPREIAIGDIYLPPLLVAGFLGVVCTSLTTRLLNRLRWHRYVASPPLVELSIAIIYTVLIGTLVIPS
- a CDS encoding FUSC family protein, producing the protein MIHRYQLPLKVALALTLAVVSALWLGWEKPYWAAFSVVVMAVTESSGHSLKKGRHRIIGTFFGILVAFILVGLFAQSPVELLTIYCLFCAVCVYQQTNLKNGYAWSICMMVATLVMVMGGFSSEQLFTISVLRIQETILGVVCFSLVFSLLWPASSRVLLLRTLHSYYQQQAQLISTVIDDLARTGQLPKEYSLGNSIKRLSRLDDLIQAAMADSYELGSTAKQWQQLLQLQNQWALICGHLYEATRSFNQALTHSQCDEIRELMERLRQRALDAAMLLENQLSPDEASFSEVSNIVQAKPVRLIDAEHYAHQSHGALRMLANTLNQMDVHQQNMQICLHNVFGAAQELALTPARHVVAAKRPLINIDAEQAINAFKVSIMLLISIVLWLYVPLPGGPMIMIFGGTFGAVVLSIPFASTRSLLFYMLGWALVALVQYVFVLPHLTEAWQLGAFYFINTFVIWSVFNQPQHIFHRLLGTMNLVLMTNSAMRLTPTYDIQYALLLLLLFSIGMLVIFFVNHGVFSGNPERVLLRQLGHFRRSLQACLQDQIHGQKLPWLSFISRRPVREVAMAETAIGAINWPAFPQLDRIQAEKLISQLYRICLHYHAFVDSYRQWQAHDFNSAIDNLIQRELVQMVMLFNNSMIGSDAKQYSTRLNQLQQSLQYYLAGLEPHSPLQLALSQQQADHCYQLIISLQILIESLQQLLNETKVSELECLRLSPFTI
- a CDS encoding LysR family transcriptional regulator, whose translation is MDRITSMEIFVRAVELGSFSAVAEERGISAQMVGKHVRGLESNLGTKLLAKSTRFQSVTAAGERYYQRCQTILAELKAAEEDIYRNMNEPSGKLKISTGVNVGIKVLAPSLAQFMQRYPKLEIDLVVDNRLPDIKQDGFEVIFRDKLDGYENLIAHKLRSFAMVVCASPEYLQQHGTPTHPNELTHHQCLQSSIHYLNHNWSFFDGQQRFQPEVSSKLTINSGQAMMSAAIEGAGITMQPIFQVKEALKEGRLIQVLSEYQLPEVNLYMIYLPSLRDTARVTLLKEHLTQVLNSDKYNKNKDS